One window of the Halobacillus litoralis genome contains the following:
- a CDS encoding divergent PAP2 family protein, with the protein MDLFQNFPLWASIAAIFFAQIVKIPIQFIASKQFNASLAFSTGGMPSSHSAAVTALATGVGIEQGFGSSIFAVACVFTIIVMFDSTGVRRQTGEQAIMLNILLNDFNRFVSEARSWQSKEGYQKKEELKELLGHQPIEVFFGGLTGILLTFLLHSLIY; encoded by the coding sequence CTGGATTTGTTTCAAAACTTCCCCTTATGGGCGTCAATAGCGGCTATTTTCTTCGCTCAAATCGTTAAGATACCTATTCAATTCATTGCTTCAAAGCAGTTCAACGCTAGCCTTGCTTTCAGTACTGGTGGGATGCCCAGCAGCCACTCTGCTGCAGTAACCGCTTTAGCTACAGGGGTCGGTATTGAACAAGGTTTCGGATCATCTATTTTCGCCGTTGCATGTGTATTTACAATCATCGTAATGTTCGATAGTACAGGTGTAAGACGACAAACTGGTGAACAAGCCATTATGCTGAATATACTTCTTAATGATTTCAACCGGTTTGTAAGTGAAGCCAGAAGTTGGCAGAGTAAAGAAGGGTATCAAAAGAAAGAAGAGCTGAAAGAACTCCTCGGTCATCAACCCATCGAAGTGTTTTTCGGGGGACTTACAGGCATCCTGCTGACATTTTTACTCCATTCCCTCATTTATTGA
- a CDS encoding leucyl aminopeptidase, with translation MFMISNNWKTEGTILIGLFSNYDKDQITRIKEQFNIDLEYYIRESDVSPSYKHVEKITIPYEKGMKRLYVLGLGTSADMKRDHFRKAVGHAFQVMQKDGTKTPSLWLESFISREGEVDDRAAMIAESMIISTYQLPSFKTDEEEAVTIEKLTVLTDYDEAAILNALEKGHAFADGVNTARYLVHLPANILTSTEMAEFATTMAEDYDFSLDILEKEDMEELGMGALLAVNQGSVEPPKMIVLKYQGLDEWKDVTAFVGKGITYDTGGYSIKTKAGMPGMKGDMGGAAAVLGAMETIGQMKPARNVIAVIPSTDNMISGAAFKPDDVITSMSGKTIEVLNTDAEGRLALADGVTYAQSEGADRVIDVATLTGGVVTALGSWMTGAMTNNRDFYQEVEHTGETFGEPIWLLPYNEDYQAQVRKSSIADLNNSPTRKAHAIMGGAFVGAFVEKVPWVHLDIAGTSIAEASYELGPKGPTGVMAKTLAGYIIQ, from the coding sequence ATGTTTATGATTAGTAATAATTGGAAAACAGAAGGAACGATTTTGATCGGTTTGTTTAGTAATTATGACAAGGACCAAATAACAAGAATCAAAGAGCAGTTTAATATTGATTTGGAATATTACATACGAGAAAGTGATGTATCTCCCAGTTATAAACATGTAGAAAAGATAACGATCCCTTACGAAAAAGGAATGAAACGTTTGTATGTACTTGGGTTAGGAACAAGTGCAGATATGAAAAGAGACCACTTCAGAAAAGCCGTCGGGCATGCTTTTCAAGTGATGCAAAAGGATGGGACAAAAACTCCTTCCCTTTGGTTGGAAAGCTTTATATCTAGAGAAGGGGAAGTGGACGACAGGGCAGCTATGATTGCAGAATCAATGATTATCTCTACCTACCAGCTACCTTCATTCAAAACGGATGAAGAAGAAGCAGTGACAATAGAGAAATTAACCGTTCTAACAGATTATGATGAAGCAGCGATTCTAAATGCTTTAGAAAAGGGGCATGCTTTCGCAGATGGTGTAAATACAGCGCGCTACCTTGTTCATTTGCCAGCGAATATTCTGACTTCTACAGAAATGGCGGAGTTTGCTACCACAATGGCGGAGGATTATGATTTTTCATTAGATATCCTTGAAAAAGAAGATATGGAAGAATTGGGCATGGGAGCGTTGTTGGCTGTCAACCAGGGGTCCGTGGAGCCACCGAAGATGATTGTGCTCAAGTACCAGGGTTTGGATGAATGGAAAGATGTCACCGCATTTGTAGGGAAAGGAATCACTTATGATACAGGTGGCTATTCCATAAAAACTAAAGCAGGAATGCCCGGAATGAAAGGGGACATGGGCGGAGCTGCCGCTGTCCTCGGGGCAATGGAAACAATCGGTCAGATGAAGCCGGCCAGGAATGTCATCGCTGTTATTCCTTCTACTGACAATATGATTTCAGGGGCAGCTTTTAAACCGGATGATGTCATAACTTCTATGAGCGGGAAAACCATTGAGGTATTGAACACGGATGCGGAGGGCCGCCTTGCCTTAGCTGATGGTGTGACATATGCTCAAAGTGAAGGGGCTGACCGGGTTATTGATGTGGCCACCCTTACAGGTGGAGTGGTAACTGCGCTAGGTTCATGGATGACTGGCGCAATGACTAATAATCGAGACTTCTATCAGGAAGTTGAACATACGGGTGAAACGTTTGGAGAACCGATATGGTTGTTGCCATATAATGAAGATTACCAAGCGCAAGTGAGAAAAAGTTCAATAGCGGACTTGAATAATTCCCCGACCAGGAAAGCACATGCCATTATGGGAGGGGCATTTGTAGGAGCTTTTGTGGAAAAGGTACCATGGGTCCACCTGGACATTGCCGGCACTTCCATCGCCGAGGCATCCTATGAATTAGGGCCTAAAGGTCCTACGGGGGTCATGGCCAAAACATTGGCAGGATATATTATCCAATAA
- a CDS encoding DUF2642 domain-containing protein — protein sequence MSLLSRLKQRIRLFSVFNSVKRFPFSEVLTESIGTILIIQTIDHTLYGKVDMVGKDYILMNIGDRVFSIDIKDITNVLTK from the coding sequence TTGTCTCTTTTATCACGGTTGAAGCAAAGGATTCGGCTGTTTTCAGTCTTTAATTCTGTTAAGAGATTCCCCTTTTCAGAGGTGTTAACTGAAAGTATCGGTACCATTCTTATCATCCAGACCATCGATCATACTTTATATGGGAAAGTGGATATGGTGGGCAAGGATTATATATTAATGAACATAGGTGATCGGGTATTCTCTATTGATATAAAAGATATTACTAATGTTCTTACAAAATAA
- the deoD gene encoding purine-nucleoside phosphorylase, translating into MTTHIGAKPGDIADKILLPGDPLRAKYIAENFLEDATCYNEVRGMYGYTGTYKGERISVQGTGMGVPSISIYVNELMESYGVQKLIRVGSCGALQSDVKVRDVILASTSTTDSQMNRMVFNGIDFAPTADFHLLKNAYDAGVEKGLKLRVGNVFTSDSFYRDQAKDLFNLLAKYNVLAVEMETTALYTLAAKFNRQALSVLTVSDHILTGEETTSEERQTTFNEMIEVALEAAIQD; encoded by the coding sequence ATGACAACACATATCGGGGCAAAACCCGGAGATATCGCAGATAAGATTCTTCTTCCCGGGGACCCGCTAAGAGCAAAATATATTGCTGAAAATTTTCTGGAAGATGCTACATGCTACAATGAAGTTCGTGGTATGTATGGCTACACAGGTACTTATAAAGGAGAGCGTATCTCCGTTCAAGGGACGGGGATGGGCGTCCCATCCATCTCCATTTACGTCAATGAATTGATGGAAAGCTATGGTGTGCAGAAATTGATCCGTGTCGGCTCCTGCGGGGCTCTTCAAAGTGATGTGAAAGTTCGCGATGTAATCCTTGCATCTACATCTACTACAGACTCCCAAATGAACCGCATGGTATTCAACGGCATCGACTTCGCTCCTACAGCAGATTTCCATTTGTTGAAGAATGCATATGATGCAGGTGTTGAAAAAGGCTTGAAACTCCGTGTCGGTAACGTATTTACGAGTGATAGCTTCTATCGTGACCAAGCAAAGGACCTTTTCAACCTCTTAGCAAAATATAATGTCTTAGCTGTCGAAATGGAAACTACAGCACTTTATACTTTAGCTGCTAAGTTCAACCGCCAAGCTTTGTCTGTATTAACCGTCAGCGACCACATCCTGACTGGAGAAGAAACGACTTCTGAAGAACGTCAGACAACTTTCAATGAAATGATTGAAGTAGCTCTTGAAGCAGCCATTCAAGACTAA